A stretch of Cicer arietinum cultivar CDC Frontier isolate Library 1 chromosome 5, Cicar.CDCFrontier_v2.0, whole genome shotgun sequence DNA encodes these proteins:
- the LOC101499279 gene encoding threonine--tRNA ligase, chloroplastic/mitochondrial 2 isoform X1, which translates to MATFTTCSSIPSSFIHFFKPQTRFAYSSLPSLPTTTFFNRKCSALAVATRPSQPATVSDSDSQNRIILPTNESSSSLLRIRHTCAHVMAMAVQKIFPQAKVTIGPWIENGFYYDFDMEPLTDKDLKRIKKEMDRIISKNLPLVREEVSRDEAHRRILALNEPYKMEILEGIKEEPITIYHIGREWWDLCAGPHVESTGNINRNAVELESIAGAYWRGDERKPMLQRIYGTAWENEEQLKAYLHFKEEAKRRDHRRLGQDLDLFSIQDDAGGGLVFWHPKGAIVRHIIEDFWKKVHIERGYDLLYTPHVAKADLWKISGHLDFYKENMYDQMNIEDEIYQLRPMNCPYHILVYKRKLHSYRDFPIRVAELGTVYRYELSGSLHGLFRVRGFTQDDAHIFCLEDQIKDEIRGVLDLTEETLSQFGFDKYEINLSTRPEKSVGDDDIWEKATSALKDALDDKGWTYQIDDGGGAFYGPKIDVKIEDALGRKWQCSTIQVDFNLPQRFDITYVDSNTEKKRPIMIHRAVLGSLERFFGVLIEHYAGDFPLWLSPIQARVLPVTDAQLEYCKDVTNKLKKYGIRAEICHGERLPKLIRNAEKQKIPLMAVVGSKEVETQTVTVRSRFSGELGTMPVDDFVSRVKLAIENTTSL; encoded by the exons ATGGCTACCTTCACCACTTGTTCCTCAATTCCTTCCTCTTTTATTCATTTCTTTAAACCACAAACCCGTTTCGCTTACAGTTCCCTTCCCTCTCTTCCCACTACAACCTTCTTCAACCGAAAATGCTCCGCTCTCGCCGTCGCCACTCGTCCCTCTCAACCCGCTACGGTTTCCGATTCCGACTCCCAAAATCGGATTATTCTCCCTACTAATGAATCATCCAGCAGCCTCCTCAGAATCCGCCACACG TGTGCGCATGTGATGGCAATGGCCGTTCAAAAGATTTTCCCTCAAGCAAAAGTCACAATCGGGCCTTGGATAGAAAATGGGTTTTATTATGACTTTGATATGGAGCCTTTGACTGATAAAGATttgaagagaataaaaaaagagaTG GATCGAATTATTAGCAAAAATTTGCCCCTTGTAAGAGAAGAAGTTTCAAGAGATGAAGCTCATAGAAGAATATTGGCTTTGAATGAACCATACAAGATGGAGATTTTGGAAGGCATTAAGGAAGAACCCATCACAATTTATCATATTG GCAGAGAATGGTGGGACCTCTGTGCTGGACCCCATGTTGAATCTACTGGAAATATCAACAGAAATGCAGTTGAGCTTGAGTCTATTGCTGGTGCTTACTGGAGAGGAGATGAAAGGAAACCAATGCTGCAAAGGATATACGGTACTGCATGGGAGAATGAAGAGCAGTTGAAAGCTTATCTTCACTTCAAAGAAGAAGCTAAACGTCGGGATCATAGGCGCCTAGGGCAAGATCTTGATTTGTTTTCTATACAG GATGATGCTGGTGGGGGGTTAGTTTTCTGGCACCCAAAGGGTGCTATTGTTAGGCACATAATTGAAGATTTTTGGAAAAAAGTTCACATAGAACGCGGTTATGATCTATTGTATACACCACATGTGGCAAAAGCTGATCTTTGGAAGATCAGTGGTCATTTGGACTtctacaaagaaaatatgtatGATCAGATGAACATTGAAGATGAGATTTATCAACTTCGACCGATGAATTGTCCTTATCATATTTTGGTATACAAAAGGAAGCTTCATTCATATCGGGATTTTCCAATCAGGGTAGCAGAATTGGGGACTGTTTATAGATATGAACTCTCTGGAAGTTTACATGGCCTTTTCCGCGTTAGAGGTTTCACACAG GATGATGCACACATATTTTGTTTAGAAGACCAGATTAAAGATGAGATCAGGGGTGTCCTTGATCTAACGGAAGAAACATTATCgcaatttggttttgataaatatgaaataaatttatctacACGGCCTGAGAAATCTGTTGGAGATGATGATATATGGGAAAAAGCTACCTCTGCTTTAAAAGATGCTTTGGATGATAAAGGTTGGACCTATCAAATTGATGATGGGGGAGGTGCCTTTTATGGGCCAAAGATAGATGTCAAGATTGAGGATGCTCTTGGTAGGAAGTGGCAGTGTTCAACCATACAG GTTGATTTTAATTTACCACAACGTTTTGACATCACATATGTAGACTCAAACACCGAAAAAAAGAGACCTATAATGATCCATAGAGCAGTGCTTGGATCCTTGGAAAGATTCTTTGGTGTTCTTATAGAGCATTATGCTGGTGATTTTCCATTATGGCTTTCTCCAATACAAGCTCGAGTTTTACCAGTTACCGATGCCCAG CTTGAGTATTGCAAGGATGTGACAAATAAACTGAAAAAGTATGGCATCCGAGCTGAAATTTGTCATGGAGAGCGCCTACCGAAACTCATAAGAAACGCAGAAAAGCAGAAAATTCCATTGATGGCTGTTGTAGGCTCAAAGGAAGTTGAAACACAAACTGTTACAGTTAGATCTCGGTTTAGTGGGGAGCTTGGAACCATGCCAGTTGATGATTTTGTTAGCAGAGTAAAGTTGGCAATAGAAAACACAACATCACTATGA
- the LOC101499279 gene encoding threonine--tRNA ligase, chloroplastic/mitochondrial 2 isoform X2, which translates to MAMAVQKIFPQAKVTIGPWIENGFYYDFDMEPLTDKDLKRIKKEMDRIISKNLPLVREEVSRDEAHRRILALNEPYKMEILEGIKEEPITIYHIGREWWDLCAGPHVESTGNINRNAVELESIAGAYWRGDERKPMLQRIYGTAWENEEQLKAYLHFKEEAKRRDHRRLGQDLDLFSIQDDAGGGLVFWHPKGAIVRHIIEDFWKKVHIERGYDLLYTPHVAKADLWKISGHLDFYKENMYDQMNIEDEIYQLRPMNCPYHILVYKRKLHSYRDFPIRVAELGTVYRYELSGSLHGLFRVRGFTQDDAHIFCLEDQIKDEIRGVLDLTEETLSQFGFDKYEINLSTRPEKSVGDDDIWEKATSALKDALDDKGWTYQIDDGGGAFYGPKIDVKIEDALGRKWQCSTIQVDFNLPQRFDITYVDSNTEKKRPIMIHRAVLGSLERFFGVLIEHYAGDFPLWLSPIQARVLPVTDAQLEYCKDVTNKLKKYGIRAEICHGERLPKLIRNAEKQKIPLMAVVGSKEVETQTVTVRSRFSGELGTMPVDDFVSRVKLAIENTTSL; encoded by the exons ATGGCAATGGCCGTTCAAAAGATTTTCCCTCAAGCAAAAGTCACAATCGGGCCTTGGATAGAAAATGGGTTTTATTATGACTTTGATATGGAGCCTTTGACTGATAAAGATttgaagagaataaaaaaagagaTG GATCGAATTATTAGCAAAAATTTGCCCCTTGTAAGAGAAGAAGTTTCAAGAGATGAAGCTCATAGAAGAATATTGGCTTTGAATGAACCATACAAGATGGAGATTTTGGAAGGCATTAAGGAAGAACCCATCACAATTTATCATATTG GCAGAGAATGGTGGGACCTCTGTGCTGGACCCCATGTTGAATCTACTGGAAATATCAACAGAAATGCAGTTGAGCTTGAGTCTATTGCTGGTGCTTACTGGAGAGGAGATGAAAGGAAACCAATGCTGCAAAGGATATACGGTACTGCATGGGAGAATGAAGAGCAGTTGAAAGCTTATCTTCACTTCAAAGAAGAAGCTAAACGTCGGGATCATAGGCGCCTAGGGCAAGATCTTGATTTGTTTTCTATACAG GATGATGCTGGTGGGGGGTTAGTTTTCTGGCACCCAAAGGGTGCTATTGTTAGGCACATAATTGAAGATTTTTGGAAAAAAGTTCACATAGAACGCGGTTATGATCTATTGTATACACCACATGTGGCAAAAGCTGATCTTTGGAAGATCAGTGGTCATTTGGACTtctacaaagaaaatatgtatGATCAGATGAACATTGAAGATGAGATTTATCAACTTCGACCGATGAATTGTCCTTATCATATTTTGGTATACAAAAGGAAGCTTCATTCATATCGGGATTTTCCAATCAGGGTAGCAGAATTGGGGACTGTTTATAGATATGAACTCTCTGGAAGTTTACATGGCCTTTTCCGCGTTAGAGGTTTCACACAG GATGATGCACACATATTTTGTTTAGAAGACCAGATTAAAGATGAGATCAGGGGTGTCCTTGATCTAACGGAAGAAACATTATCgcaatttggttttgataaatatgaaataaatttatctacACGGCCTGAGAAATCTGTTGGAGATGATGATATATGGGAAAAAGCTACCTCTGCTTTAAAAGATGCTTTGGATGATAAAGGTTGGACCTATCAAATTGATGATGGGGGAGGTGCCTTTTATGGGCCAAAGATAGATGTCAAGATTGAGGATGCTCTTGGTAGGAAGTGGCAGTGTTCAACCATACAG GTTGATTTTAATTTACCACAACGTTTTGACATCACATATGTAGACTCAAACACCGAAAAAAAGAGACCTATAATGATCCATAGAGCAGTGCTTGGATCCTTGGAAAGATTCTTTGGTGTTCTTATAGAGCATTATGCTGGTGATTTTCCATTATGGCTTTCTCCAATACAAGCTCGAGTTTTACCAGTTACCGATGCCCAG CTTGAGTATTGCAAGGATGTGACAAATAAACTGAAAAAGTATGGCATCCGAGCTGAAATTTGTCATGGAGAGCGCCTACCGAAACTCATAAGAAACGCAGAAAAGCAGAAAATTCCATTGATGGCTGTTGTAGGCTCAAAGGAAGTTGAAACACAAACTGTTACAGTTAGATCTCGGTTTAGTGGGGAGCTTGGAACCATGCCAGTTGATGATTTTGTTAGCAGAGTAAAGTTGGCAATAGAAAACACAACATCACTATGA
- the LOC101500008 gene encoding NAD(P)H-dependent 6'-deoxychalcone synthase-like, translating into MTAPKVPEVVLSSSSGQRKMPVIGLGTAPGSISKGTTKDAVLEAIKQGYRHFDAAAAYGVEQSVGEAISEALKLGLISSRDELFVTSKLWVTDNHPELIVPALKKSLRTLQLEYLDLILIHWPITTKPGEVKYPIEVSEIVEFDMKGVWTSLEECQKLGLTKAIGASNFSIKKLEKLLSFATIPPAVNQVEVNLGWQQQKLRAFCKEKGIIVTAFSPLRKGASKGANLVMDNDILKELADAHGKTIAQICLRWLYEQGLTFVVKSYDKERMNQNLQIFDWSLTEDDYKKISEIHQERLIKGLTKPLLDDLWDKE; encoded by the exons ATGACTGCACCTAAAGTCCCTGAAGTAGTTCTCTCCTCCTCCTCGGGACAGAGGAAAATGCCGGTGATTGGCCTCGGCACCGCTCCGGGATCAATCAGTAAGGGTACCACAAAAGATGCTGTCCTTGAAGCCATCAAACAAGGTTATAGACATTTTGATGCTGCTGCTGCATATGGTGTTGAACAATCTGTTGGAGAAGCCATTTCAGAAGCACTTAAACTTGGACTCATTTCATCTAGAGATGAACTTTTTGTTACTTCTAAATTGTGGGTCACTGATAACCATCCTGAACTCATTGTTCCTGCTCTAAAGAAATCTCTCAG GACTCTTCAATTAGAATACTTAGACCTCATTCTCATCCATTGGCCTATTACTACAAAACCAGGTGAAGTTAAATACCCTATTGAAGTGTCAGAGATTGTTGAATTTGACATGAAAGGTGTGTGGACATCATTGGAAGAATGTCAAAAACTTGGTCTCACCAAAGCAATTGGAGCTAGCAATTTCTCTATCAAGAAACTTGAAAAATTGCTGTCCTTTGCAACCATCCCTCCTGCAGTGAATCAA GTGGAAGTCAACCTTGGATGGCAACAACAGAAACTTAGAGCTTTCTGCAAGGAAAAGGGTATAATTGTAACTGCATTCTCACCCCTCAGAAAGGGTGCTAGCAAGGGAGCTAATTTAGTTATGGACAATGATATACTCAAAGAATTGGCTGATGCTCATGGCAAGACTATAGCTCag ATTTGTCTCAGATGGTTATATGAACAAGGATTGACTTTTGTGGTTAAGAGCTATGACAAGGAGAGGATGAATCAAAACTTGCAAATATTTGATTGGTCATTGACCGAAGATGATTACAAGAAAATAAGTGAAATTCACCAGGAGAGACTCATCAAAGGACTAACCAAgcctcttcttgatgatctATGGGATAAAGAATGA
- the LOC101498957 gene encoding GCN5-related N-acetyltransferase 9: MAAAAAGSKGSVSLEGKNVILVPYMEHHVPKYHQWMQNPTLLQATASEPLSLQQEYQMQLSWSLDSNKETFIILDKDLIVGTFSHGQPHPEAMVGDVNIFMNDTDNPQLAEIEIMIAEQMSRGKGLGKESVLIMMAFAIEKLGINIFQVKIGESNVESLSLFKKLGFVQTSHSNIFKEVTLELQITQPKSEEMLGLIGTVIKHT, from the exons ATGGCGGCGGCGGCGGCGGGGAGTAAAGGGAGTGTGAGTTTAGAAGGAAAGAATGTAATATTAGTCCCTTACATGGAACACCACGTTCCGAAATATCATCAATGGATGCAAAACCCTACTCTCCTTCAAGCCACTGCTTCCGAACCCCTTTCCCTTCAACAAGAGTATCAAATGCAACTCTCCTGGTCACTTGATTCCAACAAGGAGACGTTTATTATATTGGATAAAGATCTCATTGTTGGAACCTTCTCTCACGGTCAACCCCATCCTGAAG CTATGGTTGGTGATGTTAATATTTTCATGAATGACACGGATAATCCTCAATTGGCAGAGATTGAAATTATGATAGCTGAACAAATGAG TCGTGGCAAAGGACTTGGAAAGGAGTCTGTTCTGATAATGATGGCTTTTGCTATTGAGAAATTGGGGATCAATATCTTTCAGGTTAAAATTGGAGAATCAAATGTAGAATCGCTCAGCCTGTTCAAAAAATTG GGGTTTGTGCAAACTTCACATAGCAACATTTTCAAAGAG GTGACTTTGGAGCTGCAAATAACACAACCCAAGAGTGAAGAGATGCTTGGTTTGATTGGTACTGTGATCAAACACACATAA